Sequence from the Saccharopolyspora pogona genome:
GCTCGGGTGCCACCGGCCTCGGAGCTCTGGGGGAGCACGAGGGATTCTCCCTGCATCCGCTGATGACGATCACACGAGCCGCGCCTGCCAGCTTCAACGGTTGCGCTGCGGCGATCGCGGGTACGACCCAGCGGGGATCGGAAGTCGGACGGAAGTTGGCCATGAGCCTGGGCATGCGCCCTATCGCGGTCGCGGAGGGCGACCGCGCCGCCTACCACGTTGCGGCATCGGTCGCCGCGAATTTCCTCGTCACGGTGCTGGGCCTGGCCGAGGATATGGCCGCTACGGTGGGAGTGGATCGCGGGGCATTCCTTCCGTTGGTGGAAACGGCTTTTCGGAACTGGGGCGAACTCGGCGCCTCGCGTGCGCTGACGGGGCCCATCGCTCGCGGCGACGAGAAAACCGTTGCGCTCCAGCGATTCGCGGTTGAACAGCGCTGCCCGCAATCGCTGTTCTTGTTCGACGCGCTCGTCGAGGCGACCAGAGATTTGGCATTCAAT
This genomic interval carries:
- a CDS encoding DUF2520 domain-containing protein; amino-acid sequence: MGTALARSLRDAGTEIVGPLGRDPDVGNAPVVLLCVPDGAIADVAARLRPGALVGHCSGATGLGALGEHEGFSLHPLMTITRAAPASFNGCAAAIAGTTQRGSEVGRKLAMSLGMRPIAVAEGDRAAYHVAASVAANFLVTVLGLAEDMAATVGVDRGAFLPLVETAFRNWGELGASRALTGPIARGDEKTVALQRFAVEQRCPQSLFLFDALVEATRDLAFNRTAQPVGFRFASSTSFDPPSTR